From Neobacillus sp. PS2-9, the proteins below share one genomic window:
- the dpaB gene encoding dipicolinate synthase subunit B produces the protein MSLIGKRIGFGLTGSHCTYDAVFPEIEKLVQAGAEVVPVVTATVQNTDTRFGKGMDWIQRIEDLTGNKVIDSIVKAEPLGPKFPLDCMVIAPLTGVSMSKFANAMNDSPVLMAAKATLRNLKPVVLGISTNDALGLNGVNLMRLMATKHIYFIPYGQDDPIKKPNSMVARMTMLSETVEAAIDGKQIQPVLIERYKDTE, from the coding sequence ATGAGTTTAATAGGTAAAAGAATAGGCTTTGGACTAACTGGATCCCATTGTACCTATGATGCCGTATTTCCAGAGATAGAAAAGCTTGTTCAAGCAGGAGCGGAGGTTGTTCCAGTAGTAACCGCTACTGTTCAAAATACAGATACACGCTTTGGCAAGGGGATGGATTGGATTCAACGTATTGAGGACTTAACAGGAAACAAGGTAATTGATTCAATTGTAAAAGCAGAACCACTTGGTCCCAAATTCCCACTTGATTGTATGGTCATTGCTCCTTTAACAGGTGTGTCCATGAGTAAATTTGCCAATGCCATGAATGATAGCCCTGTGTTAATGGCAGCCAAAGCAACTCTTAGAAACTTAAAGCCGGTTGTTCTTGGTATTTCAACAAATGATGCGCTCGGTTTAAATGGAGTAAACTTAATGCGTCTGATGGCTACTAAACATATATACTTTATACCTTATGGTCAGGATGATCCAATAAAAAAACCAAACTCGATGGTTGCTAGAATGACGATGCTTTCAGAAACAGTAGAAGCAGCGATTGATGGAAAACAGATTCAACCCGTTTTAATTGAAAGATATAAAGATACTGAATAA